The Caldisericia bacterium region AAATAATTATTGAAGCACTTGATAATATGAAGAATAAAATCAAAGAAACATTTGAAGTCACCTATATGAATTCTATAGAGATTAAAATCTTTATAGGAAAAAATTACTTCTATGTGAATGATAAATTAAAGAAGATGGATGTGCCCCCTGTTATAATTAATGGAAGGAGTTTCGCTCCTGTAAGATTTATTGTAGAGGGAATGGGTGGGAAAGTTAGATGGAATAGAGTAGAGAGAAGCGTTGAGATAATGTACAAAGATAATAATGTAAAACTCTGGATTGATAAAGAGTTTGCATTATTGAATGGTGAGAAGATGGAAATTGACGAGGATTTAAGAGTAAAACCTTTCATCGCCAATGGGAGAACAATGCTTCCAGTAAGATTTATAGCTAAGGTATTTGGTTTCTCTGTTTCATGGAATCCTTTTGAAAGAAGCGTAACTCTTAAAAATTAGGTGATTTTAGTTCCATTTGGAACATCTTTATCTGGTGTTAAGATAGAAACGGTACTTTCTGTCGTTGCAGCAAGAAGCATCCCTTGAGAAACTACTCCTCTCAATTTTCTTGGTTTTAGATTTTTAATCACTATTATCTTTTTTCCGATGATTTCCTCTGGTTTGTAATACTGTGCTATTCCTGCTACAAGGGTTCTTGTTTCATCTCCAATGTTTATAGTTAGTTTCAATAGCTTATCAGCACCCTCAATTTTTTCTGCACTAACTATTTCGGCAACTCTTAAGTCTAATTTTTTAAAATCCTCTATTGTGATATATTCTTCTTCAGCCATCTTTTTTTCCTCCTTTACTTTTACTTTTTCTTCAACCCTTGGAAAGATTGGTGGAATTTTCTCTATTTTGTATCCACCTTTCCATGGGAAAAGTTTTTCTTTAATTAAAGTTCCTTCCTCTTCTTTCTTTCCTAAAGACTTAAAGAACAGTTTTACACTTTCTGGCATGATGGGTGAAATCAAATGAAGGACAATCTCAAGCCCATGAAGAACGGTGGAAAGAACAATTTCAGCCTCTTCCTTGTCTCCCTCTTTAATAAGTCTCCATGGTGCCTTTGAATCAAGATACTTGTTCAGTGTATTTGCGAGTGCATTTATTTTAACAGGAACCTCTGAGAGTTTAAGGTCATTGTAGAGACTTATGATTTCATCAAAGGTTTTCTCAAATATTACATAATAACCCCTATCATACCCTTCACCTAAGGAACCATCAAAGAATTTGACTGCAAGGTTTGTTGTCCTGTTTAAAAGATTTCCAAGATCATTGGCAAGTTCTGTGTTGTATCTTGTTATGAATGATGAGTAGGAGAAGTTTCCATCTTCTCCAAAGGTCATATCCCTTAAGATGTAATAACGAAATACATCAATGGCAAGGTTTCTATCTATATTGGTTTTTTTCATAAACCACTCTATAACCTCATTAGGTTTTATAAAGTTTCCTTTAGACTTACTCATTTTCTCACCTTCAGCAAGCCAGAAGCCATGAGCAAATATCTTTTTTGGCAATGGAAGTCCCATTCCCATTAACATTGCAGGCCAGATGACACTATGGAATCGAGTTATATCCTTACCTATAAGATGTAAGTCTGCTGGCCAATACTTATTAAATTTTTCCTCGTTTTGAAGATAACCTGAGACAGTAACATAGTTTATTAGAGCATCAAACCACACATATATTACGGCATTTGGATCGCCTGGAACAGGAATTCCCCAACCTATACCTTTTCTTGATATGGATACATCCTTAAGGCCACTCTTGATAAGAGAGAGCATCTCATTGTATCTTGACTTTGGTTCAACAAAGTCTGGATGAGATAAATAATAATCAAGTAGCTTATCTTCATATTTAGAGAGAGCGAAGAAGTAATTCTCCTCTTTTACTTTCTCAACAGGTCTTTTACATACAGGGCATAAATTCCCTGGAAGCAACTCATCCTCTGAAAAGAAAGTTTCATCGTATATACAGTACCACCCTTCATATATACCCTTGTATATATCTCCTTTATCCATGAGAGTCTTAAAAAAATGGGTTACAACTTTTTTATGCCTTTCTTCACTTGTTCTTATAAAGGTATCAAAAGAGATATTAAAATCTTTGAATGTTTTTTTCCAGAAATCAGAAAGATTATCAACATAATCTTTTACCGGTATCCCTTTCTCATCAGCAACTCTTTTTATCTTTACTGCGTGTTCATCAGTTCCTGTTGAGAATAATACATCGTACCCCTGTTTTCTCTTTGCCCTTGCAATTATATCAGCAATACTTGTTGTGTATAAATGCCCAATATGAGGTCTGTCGTTTACATAGTAAATTGGAGTAGTAACAAAAAACTTCCTATCCATATCCTTTCCTCCTTGTTCTCTTTTAGTAAATTTTAACTTAACTCCTTCATATTTCAAGGGAGCAAAGGAATCATCTATACATCCTTTAACTCTAATCTCTTATAAACTTTGTTTCTTATGCCTTTATATTTATTTGTAAGAAACTTTAAAATATCTTTCTTTGTAAATTTTAATTTAAGCAGCAATTCAAAATCACTCTCCCATTCTTCTCTCTCTCCTCCCTCTAAAACCACTGTCCACTCTCCTTTTATATTCTTATCTTTAAGAAGGTCTGCCACTTCCTTTAATGTACCTCTTATGACTTCCTCGTGTATCTTTGTTAGTTCCTTTATCAAAGCAATCTTTCTTTCAGGAAACCTCTTTGCCAGATAGTTAATGGTGTCTATAAGTCTATGAGGTGATTCAAAGAAAACAATGGTGGTATTAAGATAAAAATATTTTTCAACTACCTTCTCCCTCTCCTTTTCTTTCTTTGGAAGAAAACCTATGAATAAAAATGGCATAGATTTAATTCCAGAGATAACAAGGGATGAAATCACTGAGGAGGGTCCAGGTATAGTTTTTATCTCTATATCTTCTTTTATACACTCATCTATAAGTTTCTCCCCTGGATCTGATATACAGGGAGTTCCTGCGTCAGACATAAGGGCTATATTTTTTCCAGATGACAGATACGAGAGAATCTCTTTCCTTCTCTTTTTCTCATTACCTTCATGATATGAAATAAGTCTTTTACTTATCCTGTATCTGTTTAGTAGCTTACTTGTAACTCTTGTATCCTCACAGACAATTAAATCCACCATTCTTAATACTTTAAGTGCTCTAATGGTGATATCATCAAGGTTACCTATGGGACCGCTTACGATGAAAAGTTTTCCTTTATTCACATTAGTAAGTGCTTCTCAAATGTTTTATAGCTTTATTCAGGTTGTATTTTATTGTTCCCAAATTCCCAGCTTTTGTTGTTAGTATAATAAGAACATAATTTAAAATTTTATAGATTAAAAATCTACCCCTCTTTGTCTCCACAATCATTTCCTCTATATCACCCATCTCAAGGCTATTTGCTATTTCTTCCCAAAATCCTATAATGGAAACTCCCAAACCTCCAAGTACCTTTTCATCAATATCAAGAGAGAGTTTTGCCATATGATCTTCAAGATCAGTTGAGTAAAGTACTGCACCAACCACACCTGGAATGTTGATTATTTCGTTTAAAACTTCCTCTTTTCCCATTATATTTTCTCCTTTCCCTCCTTTAGTGCTTTTGTAAACATTTCTATTGCCTCTCTATACATTCTTTTCTTAAGATACTCCATTCCTTTATTCTTAAAGTATTCCACTCCCTTTCCTTTAGTATCAGAAAAAGTCTCTTTAACTACCTCGCTTTCTGATGTCTCTTCCTGTTGAGATACTTCCTCGGTTTCCTGAATTTCTAATTCTTTAAGAGGTCCCCCTTTTTCTTCTATCTTCTCTGGAATTTCCTCCTCTGTCACAATAACTTCTTCAGGAATTTTCTCCTCCAAGGGTTTCTGCGGTTTCTGCTCGTTGGTTGAGGTTTCAGGAGTTTCTTCTCCAGCTACAGTTTTTTCGGAAATTTCTAATTCTTCTTGAGGTTTTTCTATTCTCTCTGACTTTAGAATACTTTTGAATTCTTTGAGTGTATATTCCACTATAGTTTTCTCTAAATCTCTCATTTCAGATAGATCATTTATATCTATGTGAACACTCTCTATATTCTTTGCCTCTTCTTTTAATTCAGGGAGAAGCGGATTAACTTCAAATGCCTTTTTCCAGTTTTCTTCCTTTCTTGGATTATCACCTATAATGGAGTACACCTTACCTAAATTGTATAAAGCTTTAGGATAATAAGGATGATAGATTAATATTTTTTCTAAAACAGAGATTGCCTCAGACATCTTATCTTCCTGCATGAGAGATATTGCATAGAGAAGTTCATATGGAATATTCTCTCCCTTCTCCTCCTTAATTCTTAAAACACTGGATGAGGAGATGAAGCCTTCTTTAACTTTTTCTTCAATTTTTTCAAATTCTGAACCTGTGATATCTAAAGTTTTTCCCTGTTTCTCATAAATACATATTAATAGGTCCCTTATGTAATTTACATCAGGATTGTACTCAAATCCTGATTTTAGAGTTGCCTCTGCCTCTTTTAACCTATCCATTTTTATATATGTTAATGCAAGAAACAGATGAGCAAGCGGATTTTCTGGGTCGATTTTTAAAGCATGTTTAAATTCTTCTTCTGCTGAATTCAGTTCATTTTTTAGTAAATAGGAAAGACCTAAATCTACCTGCAGTCTGAGGAACCATGGTGAGTTAAGTAATCCTTTTAAACTCACAAGCAGTGCTTTATCATACTCACCAGTAAGTATGAGGTACTCAGCATATAACGATTGAGAGGTTAGAAGATAAAGATTTCTCTCCGCTTTTTTTCTATAGTATTCTCTTCTTTCCAAAAATTTATTATTCATTTTCCCCTTTTGGTGCGCCCGAGAGGATTCGAACCTCCACACGTAGCTCCGGAAACTACTGCTCTATCCAGTTGAGCTACGGGCGCTTTGCTTTTATTGTATAATAAAATAAAAACTTCTTCAAGGAGGAAGATTATGGAAATAAGAAGAGAGCATCTTAAGAAACTATCAGATACAAAATTTATGATACCCATTGGAACCATTCCTGGCATGAGAGTTCCTGGAATAATATATGTGAATGAAAAATTGCTTCCAAAAGTTCTTTCTGATAGATCTCCACTTCAAGTTGCAAATGTAGCCACCCTTCCAGGGATTGTAAAGGCATCTCTTGCTATGCCTGATATACACTGGGGATATGGGTTTCCCATTGGTGGAGTTGCTGCATTTAGAGTTGAAGATGGTATTATTTCACCGGGTGGGGTTGGATACGATATAAATTGCGGAGTGAGATTGCTTAGAACAAACTTTAAAAGGGATGATGTGGAGAAGAAATTGGACAAACTACTTTCAGTGCTCTTCAATAATATACCTTCAGGTGTTGGATCCAGCGGAAAGTTGAGACTCAGACCCAACGATCTCAATCCTGTTTTAAAAGATGGGGTAAGGTGGGCTATAAGAAAGGGTTATGGAAGGGAGGAAGATCTTGAAACCATAGAGGAACATGGGAGTATGTCCGGAGCTGACCCCAATATGGTTTCAAGGAGAGCAAAGGAACGAGGAGCGCCCCAACTGGGAACTCTTGGTGCAGGAAACCACTTTCTTGAAATACAGGTTGTTGAAGAAATTTATAGAGAGGATATAGCGAAAGTAATGGGTTTGTTTAAGGGACAGGTAACAGTTCTTATACACACTGGAAGTAGAGGTTTAGGACACCAGGTTGCATCTGACTATATTGAGGTTATGAGTAATGCTGCAAGAAAATATAGAATAAGACTTCCTGACCCTCAACTTGCATGCGCTCCCTTTAACTCTCCAGAGGCAAGAAGGTATTTTGCAGCAATGGTTTCTGCTGCAAATTTTGCATGGACAAACAGACAATTAATAACTCACTGGACAAGGGAGAGCTTCCGTGAAGTTTTTGGAATCTCTGATAGGGAGATAGGGCTTGAGATAGTCTATGATGTAGCCCATAACATCGCAAAGGTGGAAAACCATAACATTGATGGAAAACAGATGAAACTTGTTGTTCATAGAAAGGGTGCAACAAGAGCCTTTGCTCCTGGACGTAGTGAGATTCCTGAGAAGTATAAAAGTATAGGTCAGCCAGTTCTTGTTCCGGGAGATATGGGAAGATACTCTTTTGTATTGGTTGGTACTAATAAAGCAATGAAAGAGACCTTCGGATCCTCATGTCATGGAGCGGGAAGAATGATGAGTAGACATGAAGCATTAAGGAGACAGAGTGCAGGTAAAGTGCTTGGAAGTATGAGAGATAAGGGAATTCTTGTGAAGGCAAAGAGCAATAAGACCCTTGTTGAAGAGGCGCCTGAGGCATACAAGGATGTAAGCAATGTGGTTGATGTACTGCATAAGGAGGGAATATCAATAAAAGTTGCAAAGATGAGACCTATTGCTGTTATGAAAGGATGAGAAGAAATTTGTTATGGGTGGGGGCTATCTTTTTAATTTTATTTTCTTCCTGCAATCCCAATGTTAGTGTAAATGTATCCATATCCTTTATCTCTCCAAAGGGTGAAGGGTATGTATCTCCAAATCAGCCTATAATTGTTGAAATAGAGCCAATAGAAAAAGTAGAGCAAATAGCAGTCTATGTAAGTGGTGAAAATGTTATTAAGAAACTGGATACAGAATTAAAGGAAAATAGGGTATATACCTCGTTTCCAGATAAACTTGAAGATGGAGAGTATAGAGTTGAAGTTGAAGTTTTAGCGGATGGAAAACAATTTGAAAAATACATCAATATATTTTTAAACAGTGAAATTCCTGTATGGGATATATATGTTTATCCGACATTTGTAAGAGCTGGTAAAAGTATAAAGATGGAGGTTATCACATCAAGCATCTTAGAGAATGTAACTGCTACCTTCGATGATGGAACGACTTATCCATTAATATACGATAAGAAGAGAGAGATATGGTCTAACGAGATAATGATCTCTCAGTTTCTCTCTGAGGGAAGTCATTTTATTAAGTTTAGGGGAATAGATTTTAAAGGTGATAGAATTGAAGAGAGAAGGGTTATAAATGTGATTAATGCATATCCTGTAATTTACTCTCCATTAAATGGACTTAAAACTGTGAGTAAAGAGATAGAGATTCTTGGTTTTTATGATCCAGATAAAGAAGTTGATATATATATAGACGGAGAATTCTTTAAAAGAACCAAAACAGATGGGAATGGTGATTTTTATGAAAAAGTAACCCTTTCGCCAGGTACTCATTTCATACATACAAAGGATCCAAATTCTCAGTTTAATGTAGAATCTGCACTTCAAAATATAAAGATAACAATATATCCAAAAGGGGTTGTTGTGCTTGTGTTTCACAACATATCGGAAAAAGGAGGGAATCTTTATACAATAACACCCGAGGAGTTTGAAAAAGAGATAAGATATATAAAAAGTCAGGGCTATACCTCTATTTCTGGAGAAAATTTCAGGGAATTTCTTAAAGGAAAAACTGATATTCCAGATAAGAGTGTCTTAATAACATTTGATGACGGTCTTAGGGGTGTATATAAATATGCCTACCCAGTACTTAAGAAGTATGGATTTAAAGCTGTGTTCTTTGTTATTGCTGGAAGGGTAGGAAACAGATCAGGTTTCATATCCTGGGAGGAAGCAAGAGAGATGGTCGAGAGTGGAGTGTTTGAGATTGATTCTCACACATACCTATCACATAAACGAATAGAAAAGAATGGAAAATCAGTTTCTTCCATTTATACCAATGGAGATGGTGAAACAGAAGAAGATTTTAGAGATAGAGTTCTGACAGATTTTCTTAATTCAAGGAGTGTGATAAAGGAAAATCTTGGGTATGAACCTTTAATGTTCGCCTATCCTTATGGGGAGTATTCAAAGGAGACAATTGATTTACTAAAAGAAGCTGGATTTCAGTTTGCCTTTACAGTTTATAAAGGGGTTACTATAGAAACTACATACCCCTTTGAAATACCAAGATATTCAATACATAGAGGAACGGACATAGAAAAGATTCTTCCTTAAACAAAAGGTTCCTCCTCCCCCTCTTCTTCAAATCTATACTCCATTTCAAGGAATTTAGCGAATTGCTTAAGGAATTTAAGCTTAATTTTACCGAGTGGACCATTTCTGTTCTTTGCTACAATTAAATCTACAATATTTGTATCCTTTGTTTTATCCTCATCTTTAACACTTAGAAACATGACCACATCTGCATCCTGCTCAATACTTCCACTCTCCCTCAAATCTGAAAGCATGGGTCTTTTATCCTCCCTTTTCTCTATTGCCCTTGACAACTGAGAGATTACAAGCACAGGAACTCCCACTTCTCTTGCAAGTTTTTTTAAACTCCTGGTTATCTCAGATATTTCCTGGACTCTGTTCTCCACCTTTCTTCTCAGATGCATAAGCTGGAGATAGTCTACCACAATCATTCCGAGGTTCTCTTTTGATTTAAGCCTCCTTGCCTTTGTCCTTATTTCTAAAACAGAAATATCTGAGGAATCATCTATATATATAGGTGCATCATAGAGAGGACCATAAGCTCTACCAAGTTTCTTCCAGTCCTCATCTGAGAAGATCCCTGTCCTTAATTTATGAAAATTTACCTCTGCTGTATATTCTAAAATTCTTTCAACTATTTGCTCTTTGCTCATCTCTAAGGAGAATATTGCCACGGGAAGATTAAATTTAGTAGCCACATTAGTAGCCACATTTAGAGAGAAGGATGTCTTTCCAACAGATGGTCTGGCTGCAAGAACAATAAGATCATTTTTGTGGAAACCCCCAGTGATTTTATCAAGTTTAGGAAATCCCGAAGGAATTCCTGTAATTCCTTCCTTTCTTTTATAAAGGCTTTCTATTCTATCAAAGGATTCCTTCAGTAAATCTTTTAAGGGATAGAAAGGAGCTGATAGTCTCCTTTTTGCTACATTAAATAGAATCTCCTGTGCTTTATCTAAGGTGTCACCTACATCCTCCTGAGAGTTAAAGGCAAGGTCTATTATTTCAATGCCTGCCTTTATTATTTCCCTTAATATAGATTTTTCCTCAACAATCTTTGCATACTTTTCCACATTTAAAGCTGTAGGAGTTATATTTGTAAGGGTTGCAAGGTATGAGAAACCACCCGCTTCCTCAAGTTCACCTTTTTTCTTCAAGTGTTCAGAGACTGTAAGTAGATCTATGGGTTCGGATTTTTCATAGAGTTCTTTCATAGCTTTGTAGATTAATTGATGAGAGGTTCTGTAGAAATGCTCAGGTTCTAAAAAATCAATTACTTTTACTATAGCATCATTATCAATAAGGATTGAACCTAATGTGGCTTGTTCAGCCTCAATATTATGAGGGGGTACTCTCCCAAGTATCTCTTCCATCTATTCTTCTTCTACTACCCTTACCCTTACATTTGCATAGATATCCCTGAAGAGTTTTATTCTTACATTATGGACTCCAATAGTCTTTATTGGTTCCTCTGATTCTATTTTTTTCTTGTCAAATTTGACTCTAAATTTTTTCTTTAAATGCTCTGCTATCTCTTCATTTGTTACAGCACCATAGAGTTTTCCTTTTTCCCCAGCCTTTTTCTTTATTGTTATCTCTTCCCTTTCTATCAATTCCTTTAACTTTAAAGCCTCTTCTTTATCCCTTTCTTCTTTGCTCTTTTTTATCTTTTGAGTAGTGAGATAGTGTTTTTCCTCTCCTTCGGATATCTTCTTTGCCAGAAGCTTTGGACCAAGAAAATTTTTATAGTATCCCAGGGGAACCTCCTTAAGTTCCCCTGATTTACCCAATCCGTCAACATCCTTTAAAAGTATTACCTTAACCCTTTTCATTTTAATAAACTATATAGGGTAATAGTGCCATTTCTCTTGCCCTCTTGATTGCGCGGGCAAGCTGTCTTTGATGTTTTGCACATACACCAGTATTTCTCCTTGGTAGTATCTTACCCCTTGGTGTAAGAAACTTCTTTAATGTTTCAACATCCTTATAGTCAATTTCTTCTATTTTTTCTTTACAGAAGTAACAGACTTTAACTCTTGGACGAAATCTTCTGTATCCAGTTTTTGCCATAATTCACCTCCTAATCTATTGGAATATCTTCATCGAGGACTTCATCTTCTGAAGAAGAAGATTCCTCCTCGGTTTTAGGTTTTGTGCTTAAAAATTTAACATTGTCAGCAATTATCTCTACTGCTCTCCTTGATACACCATCCGATGTTTCATAGTCTCTAATTCTCAACCTTCCCTCTACAAGGACAAGAGAACCCTTTGATAGATACTTATTCACATTTTCAGCCATATTTCTTCTATCGTTCCATACAACCACATTTATAAAAAGGGTCTCTTCCCTTCTTTCTCCATTTTTATCGGTGTAAACCCTCCCTGAAGCAATTCTAAAGGTGGAGACAAGTTTTCCTGAAGGAGTATATCTTGCTTCAGGATCCTTAGTCAGTCTTCCCACCACAATTATCCTATTGTACACTCCTCTTCTCCTCCTTCCGCACAATCATAAATCTAAGTATTTTATCATTCAATTTGATTTCATTCTTTAGGTTCAAAACCTCGCTCCCTGGAAGATAGAAGTAATAAATATAGTAATAACCCTCTGTTAATTTCATAATAGGGTATGCAAACTTTCTCTTACCCCACTTTACTGTTTCAATCCATTTCCCCCCTTTTGATTCTACACTTTCCTTAAGTAAATTCTCTTGAGCATCAAGTTCCTCATCAGACAACTCAGGTCTGAAGATTACCATCATCTCGTACTTTCTCATCTTCACCTCCTATGGACTCTTGGCTTTGCTCTTGTTGGGGCAAAGCAGGAGTTTCAGTTTTTTCTACATATTCTTGTTTATCATATTTTGGACTGCCTTTCAAGGCTCTTATAAATGAGGTAAAGAGGAAACCTGAAAGCGAAGCAATTACAATGGAAAAGATTGTATAAATAATCAAACCAGGAAGTAGTTTCATAGGTTCAGAAAACATTAGATTTAAATCTCCCCTGTATGTAAAGAAATAAAAATTGGACAGAG contains the following coding sequences:
- a CDS encoding copper amine oxidase N-terminal domain-containing protein, with product IIIEALDNMKNKIKETFEVTYMNSIEIKIFIGKNYFYVNDKLKKMDVPPVIINGRSFAPVRFIVEGMGGKVRWNRVERSVEIMYKDNNVKLWIDKEFALLNGEKMEIDEDLRVKPFIANGRTMLPVRFIAKVFGFSVSWNPFERSVTLKN
- the metG gene encoding methionine--tRNA ligase, giving the protein MDRKFFVTTPIYYVNDRPHIGHLYTTSIADIIARAKRKQGYDVLFSTGTDEHAVKIKRVADEKGIPVKDYVDNLSDFWKKTFKDFNISFDTFIRTSEERHKKVVTHFFKTLMDKGDIYKGIYEGWYCIYDETFFSEDELLPGNLCPVCKRPVEKVKEENYFFALSKYEDKLLDYYLSHPDFVEPKSRYNEMLSLIKSGLKDVSISRKGIGWGIPVPGDPNAVIYVWFDALINYVTVSGYLQNEEKFNKYWPADLHLIGKDITRFHSVIWPAMLMGMGLPLPKKIFAHGFWLAEGEKMSKSKGNFIKPNEVIEWFMKKTNIDRNLAIDVFRYYILRDMTFGEDGNFSYSSFITRYNTELANDLGNLLNRTTNLAVKFFDGSLGEGYDRGYYVIFEKTFDEIISLYNDLKLSEVPVKINALANTLNKYLDSKAPWRLIKEGDKEEAEIVLSTVLHGLEIVLHLISPIMPESVKLFFKSLGKKEEEGTLIKEKLFPWKGGYKIEKIPPIFPRVEEKVKVKEEKKMAEEEYITIEDFKKLDLRVAEIVSAEKIEGADKLLKLTINIGDETRTLVAGIAQYYKPEEIIGKKIIVIKNLKPRKLRGVVSQGMLLAATTESTVSILTPDKDVPNGTKIT
- the rsmI gene encoding 16S rRNA (cytidine(1402)-2'-O)-methyltransferase, whose translation is MNKGKLFIVSGPIGNLDDITIRALKVLRMVDLIVCEDTRVTSKLLNRYRISKRLISYHEGNEKKRRKEILSYLSSGKNIALMSDAGTPCISDPGEKLIDECIKEDIEIKTIPGPSSVISSLVISGIKSMPFLFIGFLPKKEKEREKVVEKYFYLNTTIVFFESPHRLIDTINYLAKRFPERKIALIKELTKIHEEVIRGTLKEVADLLKDKNIKGEWTVVLEGGEREEWESDFELLLKLKFTKKDILKFLTNKYKGIRNKVYKRLELKDV
- a CDS encoding roadblock/LC7 domain-containing protein, which gives rise to MGKEEVLNEIINIPGVVGAVLYSTDLEDHMAKLSLDIDEKVLGGLGVSIIGFWEEIANSLEMGDIEEMIVETKRGRFLIYKILNYVLIILTTKAGNLGTIKYNLNKAIKHLRSTY
- a CDS encoding tetratricopeptide repeat protein, which gives rise to MNNKFLERREYYRKKAERNLYLLTSQSLYAEYLILTGEYDKALLVSLKGLLNSPWFLRLQVDLGLSYLLKNELNSAEEEFKHALKIDPENPLAHLFLALTYIKMDRLKEAEATLKSGFEYNPDVNYIRDLLICIYEKQGKTLDITGSEFEKIEEKVKEGFISSSSVLRIKEEKGENIPYELLYAISLMQEDKMSEAISVLEKILIYHPYYPKALYNLGKVYSIIGDNPRKEENWKKAFEVNPLLPELKEEAKNIESVHIDINDLSEMRDLEKTIVEYTLKEFKSILKSERIEKPQEELEISEKTVAGEETPETSTNEQKPQKPLEEKIPEEVIVTEEEIPEKIEEKGGPLKELEIQETEEVSQQEETSESEVVKETFSDTKGKGVEYFKNKGMEYLKKRMYREAIEMFTKALKEGKEKI
- a CDS encoding RtcB family protein, which codes for MEIRREHLKKLSDTKFMIPIGTIPGMRVPGIIYVNEKLLPKVLSDRSPLQVANVATLPGIVKASLAMPDIHWGYGFPIGGVAAFRVEDGIISPGGVGYDINCGVRLLRTNFKRDDVEKKLDKLLSVLFNNIPSGVGSSGKLRLRPNDLNPVLKDGVRWAIRKGYGREEDLETIEEHGSMSGADPNMVSRRAKERGAPQLGTLGAGNHFLEIQVVEEIYREDIAKVMGLFKGQVTVLIHTGSRGLGHQVASDYIEVMSNAARKYRIRLPDPQLACAPFNSPEARRYFAAMVSAANFAWTNRQLITHWTRESFREVFGISDREIGLEIVYDVAHNIAKVENHNIDGKQMKLVVHRKGATRAFAPGRSEIPEKYKSIGQPVLVPGDMGRYSFVLVGTNKAMKETFGSSCHGAGRMMSRHEALRRQSAGKVLGSMRDKGILVKAKSNKTLVEEAPEAYKDVSNVVDVLHKEGISIKVAKMRPIAVMKG
- a CDS encoding polysaccharide deacetylase family protein; the encoded protein is MRRNLLWVGAIFLILFSSCNPNVSVNVSISFISPKGEGYVSPNQPIIVEIEPIEKVEQIAVYVSGENVIKKLDTELKENRVYTSFPDKLEDGEYRVEVEVLADGKQFEKYINIFLNSEIPVWDIYVYPTFVRAGKSIKMEVITSSILENVTATFDDGTTYPLIYDKKREIWSNEIMISQFLSEGSHFIKFRGIDFKGDRIEERRVINVINAYPVIYSPLNGLKTVSKEIEILGFYDPDKEVDIYIDGEFFKRTKTDGNGDFYEKVTLSPGTHFIHTKDPNSQFNVESALQNIKITIYPKGVVVLVFHNISEKGGNLYTITPEEFEKEIRYIKSQGYTSISGENFREFLKGKTDIPDKSVLITFDDGLRGVYKYAYPVLKKYGFKAVFFVIAGRVGNRSGFISWEEAREMVESGVFEIDSHTYLSHKRIEKNGKSVSSIYTNGDGETEEDFRDRVLTDFLNSRSVIKENLGYEPLMFAYPYGEYSKETIDLLKEAGFQFAFTVYKGVTIETTYPFEIPRYSIHRGTDIEKILP
- the dnaB gene encoding replicative DNA helicase, which codes for MEEILGRVPPHNIEAEQATLGSILIDNDAIVKVIDFLEPEHFYRTSHQLIYKAMKELYEKSEPIDLLTVSEHLKKKGELEEAGGFSYLATLTNITPTALNVEKYAKIVEEKSILREIIKAGIEIIDLAFNSQEDVGDTLDKAQEILFNVAKRRLSAPFYPLKDLLKESFDRIESLYKRKEGITGIPSGFPKLDKITGGFHKNDLIVLAARPSVGKTSFSLNVATNVATKFNLPVAIFSLEMSKEQIVERILEYTAEVNFHKLRTGIFSDEDWKKLGRAYGPLYDAPIYIDDSSDISVLEIRTKARRLKSKENLGMIVVDYLQLMHLRRKVENRVQEISEITRSLKKLAREVGVPVLVISQLSRAIEKREDKRPMLSDLRESGSIEQDADVVMFLSVKDEDKTKDTNIVDLIVAKNRNGPLGKIKLKFLKQFAKFLEMEYRFEEEGEEEPFV
- the rplI gene encoding 50S ribosomal protein L9, which translates into the protein MKRVKVILLKDVDGLGKSGELKEVPLGYYKNFLGPKLLAKKISEGEEKHYLTTQKIKKSKEERDKEEALKLKELIEREEITIKKKAGEKGKLYGAVTNEEIAEHLKKKFRVKFDKKKIESEEPIKTIGVHNVRIKLFRDIYANVRVRVVEEE
- a CDS encoding 30S ribosomal protein S18 is translated as MAKTGYRRFRPRVKVCYFCKEKIEEIDYKDVETLKKFLTPRGKILPRRNTGVCAKHQRQLARAIKRAREMALLPYIVY
- the ssb gene encoding single-stranded DNA-binding protein — its product is MYNRIIVVGRLTKDPEARYTPSGKLVSTFRIASGRVYTDKNGERREETLFINVVVWNDRRNMAENVNKYLSKGSLVLVEGRLRIRDYETSDGVSRRAVEIIADNVKFLSTKPKTEEESSSSEDEVLDEDIPID
- the rpsF gene encoding 30S ribosomal protein S6; its protein translation is MRKYEMMVIFRPELSDEELDAQENLLKESVESKGGKWIETVKWGKRKFAYPIMKLTEGYYYIYYFYLPGSEVLNLKNEIKLNDKILRFMIVRKEEKRSVQ